In Acidovorax sp. GBBC 1281, a single window of DNA contains:
- a CDS encoding aminotransferase-like domain-containing protein — protein MKRYERHADALAQLIHSGALRAGDRMPSVRETSRARGISPSTVFAAYDLLEAQGLVHARPRSGYYVSHRQPSATDRVPAEPQPSAPHDGSRGVEISDLVFDVLGSARDPHLVPLGSAFPGPELFPLARLARCLSSGMRRLDPAAIVQHLAPGDERLRQQIALRYGLHGMAVDAAEIVTTNGAMEALNLCLEAITQPGDIVVLESPTFYAALQALERLRLRAVEITTHPREGIDLGALERALHAHPVKACWLMPTFQNPLGSTLPEERKEALVALLARRGVPLIEDDVYGELHFAPRRPPPAKAFDTGGHVLHCSSFSKCLAPGYRVGWVAAGRFAGAVQRLKLMTTLSTATPSQQALSEYLDQGGYDRHLRQLRGTLARQQARARALIAEHFPPGTRVSRPDGGYFLWVELPQSVDALALHRAALGQGISLAPGHLFSTDRRFSHRVRINCGHPAAARFDEALRTVGALAGGLCRGGSSDAATDCY, from the coding sequence ATGAAACGCTACGAACGCCACGCCGACGCCCTCGCCCAGTTGATCCACAGCGGCGCCCTGCGCGCGGGCGATCGCATGCCCTCGGTGCGGGAAACCAGCCGGGCCCGGGGCATCAGCCCATCGACCGTGTTCGCGGCCTACGACCTGCTGGAAGCGCAGGGACTGGTGCATGCGCGGCCGCGCTCGGGCTACTACGTGAGCCACCGGCAGCCGTCCGCCACGGACCGCGTCCCGGCCGAGCCCCAGCCTTCGGCGCCGCACGACGGCTCGCGCGGCGTGGAGATCAGCGACTTGGTGTTCGACGTGCTGGGATCGGCGCGCGACCCGCACCTGGTGCCGCTCGGGTCGGCGTTTCCGGGCCCTGAACTCTTTCCGCTGGCGCGGCTGGCGCGCTGCCTGTCCAGCGGCATGCGCCGGCTGGACCCGGCCGCCATCGTGCAGCACCTGGCGCCAGGCGATGAGCGGCTGCGCCAGCAGATCGCGCTGCGCTACGGCCTGCACGGCATGGCGGTGGATGCGGCCGAGATCGTGACCACCAACGGCGCGATGGAGGCGCTCAACCTGTGCCTGGAGGCCATCACGCAGCCGGGCGACATCGTGGTGCTGGAGTCGCCCACCTTCTACGCGGCGCTGCAGGCGCTGGAGCGGCTGCGGCTGCGCGCGGTGGAGATCACCACCCACCCGCGCGAAGGCATCGACCTGGGCGCCCTGGAACGCGCGCTGCACGCACACCCCGTCAAGGCCTGCTGGCTCATGCCCACGTTTCAGAACCCGCTGGGCAGCACCCTGCCCGAGGAGCGCAAGGAGGCGCTGGTGGCGCTGCTGGCCCGCCGCGGCGTGCCGCTGATCGAGGACGACGTGTATGGCGAACTGCACTTCGCCCCGCGCCGCCCACCGCCGGCCAAGGCCTTCGACACCGGGGGCCATGTGCTGCACTGCAGCTCGTTCAGCAAATGCCTGGCGCCCGGCTATCGCGTGGGCTGGGTGGCCGCGGGCCGCTTTGCCGGCGCGGTGCAGCGATTGAAGCTGATGACCACGCTCTCGACCGCCACGCCGTCGCAGCAGGCGCTGTCGGAATACCTGGACCAGGGCGGCTACGACCGGCACCTGCGCCAGCTGCGCGGCACGCTGGCGCGCCAGCAGGCGCGCGCACGGGCGCTGATCGCCGAGCACTTTCCGCCCGGCACGCGCGTGTCGCGGCCGGACGGCGGGTATTTCCTGTGGGTGGAGCTGCCCCAGTCCGTGGATGCCCTGGCTCTGCACCGCGCGGCGCTGGGCCAGGGCATCAGCCTGGCACCGGGGCACCTCTTTTCCACCGACCGGCGCTTCTCGCACCGCGTGCGCATCAACTGCGGCCACCCGGCCGCGGCGCGCTTCGACGAGGCCCTGCGCACCGTGGGCGCGCTGGCCGGCGGGCTGTGCCGGGGCGGGTCCTCGGACGCCGCCACCGATTGCTATTAA
- the tnpA gene encoding IS66-like element accessory protein TnpA: MNDQDTPSKRRRREHSPMFKRELVARSLVPGASVAAVALQAGINSNLLFAWRRMHLSTQEQPQTPAPPQPSPMLLPVTIEAAPVAPCPSPTAAAPRQPGGTIEIDVGGARVRLRGAVDEASVRHVLQTLKALA; encoded by the coding sequence ATGAACGATCAAGACACCCCGAGCAAGCGCCGTCGGCGCGAGCACAGCCCGATGTTCAAGCGCGAGCTGGTCGCACGAAGCCTGGTGCCCGGCGCGTCAGTGGCCGCCGTCGCGCTGCAGGCCGGCATCAACTCGAACCTGCTGTTCGCATGGCGCCGGATGCACCTGAGCACGCAAGAGCAGCCCCAGACGCCAGCGCCGCCGCAGCCCTCGCCGATGTTGCTGCCCGTCACCATCGAAGCTGCTCCGGTTGCGCCATGCCCTTCACCCACGGCGGCGGCGCCTCGTCAGCCTGGCGGGACCATCGAGATCGATGTCGGCGGGGCGAGGGTGCGATTGCGCGGTGCAGTCGACGAAGCCAGCGTGCGCCATGTCCTGCAGACGCTCAAGGCGCTGGCGTGA
- a CDS encoding DUF3606 domain-containing protein, with product MSDDAMKTAQDRKLISLAEDYEVRDWARSLNCTENELRIAVKAVGNSAQAVRSYLANR from the coding sequence ATGTCGGACGACGCCATGAAAACTGCGCAAGACCGCAAGCTCATCAGCCTGGCCGAGGACTATGAGGTGCGCGACTGGGCCCGGTCTCTGAATTGCACCGAGAACGAGTTGCGCATCGCGGTAAAAGCCGTGGGCAATTCTGCGCAGGCGGTGCGTTCCTATCTGGCGAATCGGTAG
- a CDS encoding DUF4124 domain-containing protein, with protein sequence MNSKGLTMVAMVLCGWTLSSTAQVHRCADATGKLTYSDQPCQAGQAGAQIEQRKTAEVLQQERAEAAQAHQLKAQQQRAEQDAQRRPTPTTSPAPTVMAQTQPTAECRAAQKELEFVSSIRTLSGAEKRSRMNAAISGVNASCGTQTPLIQEPPPPVIRQIVMTHCDTKFCYDDRGAAYGRSGNGVLTAPDGQTCTGAGMAWTCQ encoded by the coding sequence ATGAATTCCAAGGGACTCACCATGGTGGCCATGGTGCTGTGCGGCTGGACGCTATCGAGTACAGCGCAGGTTCATCGGTGCGCAGATGCCACAGGCAAGCTCACGTATTCCGATCAGCCCTGCCAGGCAGGTCAGGCGGGTGCACAGATCGAACAGCGTAAAACGGCGGAAGTGTTGCAGCAGGAACGCGCAGAGGCGGCTCAGGCCCATCAACTGAAGGCGCAACAGCAGCGCGCCGAACAGGACGCGCAACGCCGTCCCACTCCAACGACTTCACCAGCGCCGACTGTCATGGCGCAAACGCAGCCCACCGCCGAGTGCCGTGCTGCGCAAAAGGAGTTGGAGTTCGTCTCCAGTATCCGCACCCTGTCTGGTGCAGAAAAGCGTTCACGCATGAACGCCGCGATCAGCGGAGTGAATGCCTCATGCGGTACGCAGACACCGCTCATTCAGGAACCACCACCCCCTGTGATCCGGCAGATCGTCATGACGCACTGCGACACCAAGTTCTGCTACGACGATCGGGGTGCCGCTTATGGCCGAAGCGGGAACGGTGTGCTGACGGCGCCGGATGGACAGACGTGTACCGGGGCCGGCATGGCCTGGACATGCCAATGA
- a CDS encoding acyclic terpene utilization AtuA family protein has protein sequence MAPPKNLLVGCAAGFSGDRTDAAAPVVQTLIASGQPAVLIFETLAERTLALAQLARRADPDAGYEPLLDDLLRPVLAQCLQHGIRIVSNFGAANPLGAAHRIQQLAQALGARRPRIAVVQGDDLSGDGYRAVLAQALGAALPTDPIVSANAYIGAQPIADALRAGADIVVCGRVADPSLVLGPALAHFGWAPDDWDRLARATMAGHLLECGSQVTGGYFADPGYKDVPGMAQLGYPIAEIDADGHCTIAKPAGTGGRIDERTVKEQLLYELHDPAAYLTPDVVADITTARVLPAGTDRVRLEGVSGHARPPSLKVNVCFESGWFAEGEISYAGARAEARARLAGEVLRERLAGVAPLRIDLIGVTSVFGDDAGHWRDAAAAGDARDVRLRVALQHREHASAQRLVREVTALYCCGPAGGGGVRTAMRPRLGTVSCLVPRESVAVGHVMLD, from the coding sequence ATGGCCCCCCCAAAAAACCTGCTGGTCGGCTGCGCCGCCGGCTTCTCGGGCGATCGCACCGATGCCGCCGCACCCGTGGTGCAGACCCTCATCGCCAGCGGCCAGCCCGCGGTACTGATTTTCGAAACCCTGGCCGAGCGCACCCTGGCCCTGGCCCAGTTGGCGCGCCGTGCCGATCCGGACGCCGGCTACGAGCCGTTGCTCGACGACCTGCTGCGCCCCGTGCTGGCGCAGTGCCTGCAGCACGGCATTCGCATCGTGAGCAATTTCGGCGCGGCCAATCCGCTGGGTGCTGCGCACCGCATCCAGCAATTGGCCCAAGCGCTGGGCGCGCGCCGCCCCCGCATCGCCGTGGTGCAGGGCGACGACCTGAGTGGGGACGGGTACCGTGCCGTGCTGGCCCAGGCGCTGGGCGCGGCCCTGCCCACCGATCCCATCGTGAGCGCCAATGCGTACATCGGCGCGCAGCCGATCGCCGATGCGCTGCGCGCCGGCGCCGACATCGTGGTGTGCGGCCGCGTGGCGGACCCCTCGCTGGTGCTGGGGCCGGCCCTCGCGCATTTCGGCTGGGCCCCGGACGACTGGGACCGGCTGGCGCGCGCCACCATGGCCGGGCATCTGCTGGAATGCGGCTCGCAGGTCACCGGCGGGTATTTCGCCGACCCGGGCTACAAGGACGTGCCGGGCATGGCGCAACTGGGCTACCCCATCGCCGAGATCGACGCCGATGGCCACTGCACCATCGCCAAGCCCGCGGGCACGGGCGGGCGCATCGACGAGCGCACGGTGAAGGAGCAGTTGCTGTACGAGCTGCACGACCCGGCCGCCTACCTCACGCCCGATGTGGTGGCCGACATCACCACCGCGCGCGTGCTGCCAGCCGGCACCGACCGTGTGCGGCTGGAAGGGGTGAGCGGCCATGCGCGGCCACCGTCGCTCAAGGTGAATGTGTGTTTCGAATCCGGCTGGTTCGCCGAGGGCGAGATTTCCTATGCCGGCGCCCGTGCCGAAGCGCGCGCGCGGCTGGCGGGCGAGGTCCTGCGCGAGCGCCTGGCCGGCGTCGCGCCGCTGCGCATCGACCTGATCGGGGTGACCAGCGTGTTCGGCGACGACGCCGGGCACTGGCGGGACGCGGCTGCGGCCGGCGATGCCCGCGATGTGCGCCTGCGCGTGGCGTTGCAGCACCGGGAGCACGCCAGCGCCCAGCGCCTGGTGCGCGAGGTGACGGCCCTGTACTGCTGCGGCCCGGCGGGCGGCGGCGGCGTGCGCACCGCGATGCGACCGCGCCTGGGCACGGTGTCGTGCCTGGTGCCGCGCGAGTCCGTGGCCGTGGGCCACGTGATGCTGGATTGA
- a CDS encoding LysR family transcriptional regulator: MNISTRQIDAFLALAGQRSFTRAAAHCHLSQPAFSALIRTLEDAMGLRLFDRSTRHVALTAEGEDFLESARRIRAEVDNAFAAVHDTATLRRGRVAIALLPSLAAGWLPGVLAAYRAAHPGIELDIADVLSEPCIEQVATGKADFALAAIRADTPELQAEPFSSDGFHLVCRADHPLARRRRHGGKVVALQPADLAAFPFVHLARTSSVRQYLEAALHPQAMNTLMEVEQLATVMGMVRAGLGISVVPTLTLFHFDQPGLVTRPLALPGLTRQIYLVRRRDRSLSVAAQAMYSLVMKHRP, encoded by the coding sequence ATGAATATCTCCACACGGCAGATCGATGCCTTTCTCGCCCTGGCCGGCCAGCGCAGCTTCACGCGGGCGGCTGCGCACTGTCACCTGTCGCAGCCCGCCTTCAGCGCCCTCATCCGCACGCTGGAAGATGCGATGGGACTGCGGTTGTTCGACCGCAGCACGCGCCATGTGGCCCTGACGGCGGAAGGTGAGGATTTTCTGGAGTCCGCGCGCCGCATCCGGGCCGAGGTCGACAACGCCTTCGCCGCAGTGCACGACACCGCTACGCTGCGCCGGGGGCGCGTGGCGATCGCCCTGCTGCCCTCGCTCGCGGCGGGCTGGCTGCCCGGAGTGCTGGCGGCGTACCGCGCGGCCCATCCCGGCATCGAACTGGACATCGCCGATGTGCTGTCGGAACCCTGCATCGAGCAGGTGGCCACGGGTAAGGCCGATTTCGCGTTGGCCGCCATCCGGGCCGATACGCCGGAACTGCAGGCCGAGCCGTTCAGCAGCGACGGCTTTCACCTGGTGTGCCGCGCCGACCATCCGCTCGCGCGTCGCCGGCGCCATGGCGGCAAGGTCGTTGCGCTGCAACCCGCCGACCTGGCAGCGTTCCCTTTCGTGCATCTGGCGCGAACCAGCAGCGTTCGCCAGTACCTGGAGGCAGCGCTGCACCCGCAGGCGATGAACACGCTCATGGAAGTGGAACAGCTCGCCACCGTGATGGGCATGGTGCGCGCGGGCCTGGGCATCAGCGTGGTGCCCACCCTCACGCTTTTCCACTTCGACCAACCCGGGCTGGTGACGCGGCCGCTGGCATTGCCAGGGCTGACACGCCAGATCTACCTGGTGCGGCGCCGGGACCGCAGCCTGTCGGTCGCAGCCCAGGCGATGTATTCCCTGGTCATGAAGCACCGGCCTTGA
- a CDS encoding plasmid pRiA4b ORF-3 family protein, which yields MASKVQRIKAPAAILQLHIELRGTKPKVWRRVLVPETITLAKLHLVVQAAFGWGHSHLHEFIAGDGERYGTPDPMHDEPGSITSESTRLTTALNRSTLSYVYDFGDYWDHRIKVEKKIAPMPQFVLPFCAGGACATPPEDCGGAPGYAEFVRAMANPDDPEHDNLVEWIGADTWDPLAFDSIEINDRLAAIKV from the coding sequence ATGGCGAGCAAGGTCCAACGGATCAAGGCACCAGCGGCGATCCTGCAACTGCACATTGAATTGCGCGGCACCAAGCCCAAGGTCTGGCGCCGCGTCCTGGTGCCAGAGACGATCACCCTGGCCAAGCTGCATCTTGTGGTCCAGGCTGCCTTCGGCTGGGGCCACTCGCATCTGCACGAGTTCATCGCTGGCGACGGCGAGCGCTATGGCACGCCAGACCCGATGCACGACGAGCCTGGCTCGATCACCAGCGAAAGCACGCGACTGACCACTGCCCTGAACCGGTCGACGCTGAGCTACGTCTACGACTTCGGGGACTACTGGGACCACCGCATCAAGGTCGAGAAGAAGATCGCACCGATGCCGCAGTTCGTGCTCCCGTTCTGTGCCGGCGGTGCCTGTGCAACGCCGCCGGAGGATTGCGGAGGCGCACCGGGCTATGCGGAGTTCGTGCGGGCCATGGCGAACCCTGACGATCCCGAGCACGACAACCTGGTCGAATGGATCGGTGCCGATACCTGGGACCCGTTGGCCTTCGACAGCATCGAGATCAACGACCGGCTCGCCGCGATCAAGGTCTGA
- a CDS encoding AtuA-related protein — protein MTTATPSIPASAAAPSSASTSATAAPLTVPLYRLAHSRTGDKGNRSNISVIAWHSALWEVLTAQVTEAAVARQFALRRPSRVARYLLPNLHAMNFVIDDVLDGGVNDALNLDSHGKALSFLLLDLPVEVPAALAAHLAGPPG, from the coding sequence ATGACCACCGCCACCCCTTCGATCCCCGCATCGGCTGCCGCGCCATCGTCCGCTTCGACCTCCGCCACCGCCGCGCCCTTGACCGTGCCCCTGTACCGCCTCGCGCACAGCCGCACGGGCGACAAAGGCAACCGCTCCAACATCAGCGTGATCGCCTGGCATTCCGCGCTGTGGGAGGTGCTGACCGCGCAGGTCACCGAGGCCGCTGTGGCGCGCCAGTTCGCGCTGCGCCGGCCCAGCCGCGTCGCGCGCTACCTGCTGCCGAACCTGCACGCCATGAACTTCGTCATCGACGACGTGCTGGACGGCGGCGTGAACGATGCGCTCAATCTCGACAGCCATGGCAAGGCGCTGTCGTTCCTGCTGCTCGACCTGCCCGTCGAGGTGCCCGCCGCGCTCGCCGCGCACCTGGCGGGACCGCCCGGGTGA
- the tnpB gene encoding IS66 family insertion sequence element accessory protein TnpB (TnpB, as the term is used for proteins encoded by IS66 family insertion elements, is considered an accessory protein, since TnpC, encoded by a neighboring gene, is a DDE family transposase.) has product MIGLPTSTRVWIVAGHTDMRKGFNGLSAMVQTALAANPFCGHVFVFRGRRGDMLKVLWFDGQGLLLLAKRLERGRFVWPQAQGGKVSLTPAQLSMLLEGIDWRMPMRTDQPALAA; this is encoded by the coding sequence GTGATCGGCCTTCCCACGAGCACCCGCGTCTGGATCGTTGCCGGCCACACCGACATGAGGAAGGGCTTCAACGGCCTGTCTGCGATGGTGCAGACGGCGCTGGCGGCCAACCCCTTCTGCGGTCACGTCTTCGTCTTCCGCGGCCGGCGCGGCGACATGCTCAAGGTGCTGTGGTTCGATGGCCAGGGATTGCTTCTGCTGGCCAAGCGCCTGGAGCGCGGCCGATTCGTCTGGCCGCAGGCGCAAGGCGGCAAGGTCTCGCTCACGCCGGCACAGCTCTCGATGCTGCTCGAAGGCATCGACTGGCGCATGCCGATGCGCACAGATCAGCCTGCGCTCGCAGCTTGA
- a CDS encoding tRNA threonylcarbamoyladenosine dehydratase, translating into MQDAGTADLQRRFGGLERLYGVDGAARIRNAHVAVVGIGGVGSWTAEALARSGIGHLTLIDLDQVAESNINRQIHALSSTVGQAKVEAMRDRIGQINPECQVTCIEEFADADNWPALLPHGVDAVVDACDQVKTKALIADWAIRGKHRLVAVGAAGGKRLAHKVDIDDLSNTTHDPLLAQMRYRLRKHYGAAKEGRRIGVQCVFSREAVAPPHASCDIAGDGDGSLNCHGYGSVVAVTATFGQCAAGWVLDMLATVPKR; encoded by the coding sequence ATGCAGGATGCCGGCACTGCCGATCTTCAGCGCCGCTTCGGCGGCCTGGAGCGGCTGTATGGCGTGGACGGCGCCGCGCGCATTCGCAACGCGCATGTGGCCGTGGTGGGCATTGGCGGCGTGGGCTCCTGGACTGCGGAAGCGCTGGCGCGCAGCGGTATCGGGCACCTCACGTTGATCGACCTGGATCAGGTGGCGGAGTCCAATATCAACCGCCAAATCCATGCCCTGTCCAGCACGGTGGGCCAGGCCAAGGTCGAAGCCATGCGAGACCGCATTGGCCAGATCAATCCAGAGTGCCAGGTGACGTGCATCGAGGAGTTTGCGGATGCCGACAACTGGCCGGCCTTGTTGCCGCATGGAGTCGATGCGGTCGTGGATGCCTGCGACCAGGTCAAGACTAAGGCGCTGATCGCTGACTGGGCGATTCGCGGTAAGCATCGGCTGGTGGCGGTGGGTGCTGCAGGCGGTAAACGGCTGGCGCACAAGGTGGACATCGACGATCTGTCGAACACCACGCACGATCCGCTGTTGGCCCAGATGCGTTACCGGCTACGCAAGCACTATGGTGCTGCGAAAGAGGGGCGCCGCATCGGTGTCCAGTGCGTGTTCAGCCGGGAAGCGGTGGCACCTCCCCATGCGTCCTGTGATATCGCGGGCGATGGTGACGGCTCACTCAATTGCCATGGCTATGGCTCGGTGGTGGCGGTGACTGCCACGTTCGGCCAGTGCGCTGCCGGATGGGTCTTGGACATGCTGGCAACCGTGCCAAAGCGGTAG
- a CDS encoding Bug family tripartite tricarboxylate transporter substrate binding protein, whose amino-acid sequence MNPFFQPQPRPEPHRRASRRHALAATVAAVLGLAVAGPAAAQAPAYPSKPITFVVPFAAGSATDQLARAIGQSVTTDTKQAVVVDNKAGASGMIAAQAVAKAAPDGYTVLITTNTTHAANEHLYKKLSYDPVKDFVPVTGLGKGGQVLVVNAAAPYKNVGELIAAAKKSPGKLSFGSGSSSSRVAGEMLKQLAGVDILHVPYKSNPLAITDLLGGQIDLMITDTSTGVPQIKAGKLRALGYSTKKRGAQLPDVPTIEEAGVKGYDMGYWFAAYVPAGTPAPVVARLNELLGQATKSAAAQSFYDMAGSEAWTTTSDELAKFQAAETRKWGQVIKAAGIQPE is encoded by the coding sequence ATGAACCCCTTTTTCCAACCCCAGCCTCGCCCCGAGCCGCACCGGCGCGCCTCGCGTCGCCATGCGCTCGCCGCCACCGTGGCGGCGGTTCTGGGCCTGGCGGTGGCCGGGCCGGCCGCTGCCCAGGCACCGGCCTATCCGTCCAAGCCCATCACCTTCGTCGTGCCGTTCGCGGCGGGCAGCGCCACCGACCAGCTCGCGCGCGCCATCGGCCAGTCCGTCACCACCGACACCAAGCAGGCGGTGGTGGTGGACAACAAGGCCGGCGCCAGCGGCATGATCGCCGCGCAGGCCGTGGCCAAGGCCGCGCCGGACGGCTACACGGTGCTCATCACCACCAACACCACGCACGCCGCCAACGAACACCTCTACAAAAAGCTGTCCTATGACCCGGTGAAGGATTTCGTGCCGGTCACCGGCCTGGGCAAGGGCGGCCAGGTGCTGGTGGTGAACGCCGCGGCACCCTACAAGAACGTGGGCGAGCTGATCGCGGCGGCCAAGAAGAGCCCGGGCAAGCTCAGCTTCGGCAGCGGCAGCTCGTCCAGCCGCGTCGCGGGGGAGATGCTCAAGCAACTGGCCGGCGTGGACATCCTGCATGTGCCCTACAAGAGCAACCCCCTGGCCATCACCGACCTGCTGGGCGGGCAGATCGATCTGATGATCACCGACACCTCCACGGGCGTGCCGCAGATCAAGGCCGGCAAGCTGCGCGCGCTGGGCTATTCGACGAAAAAGCGCGGTGCGCAGCTGCCCGACGTGCCCACCATCGAGGAGGCCGGCGTGAAGGGCTACGACATGGGCTACTGGTTCGCCGCCTATGTGCCGGCGGGCACGCCGGCCCCCGTGGTGGCGCGGCTCAACGAACTGCTCGGGCAGGCCACCAAGAGCGCGGCGGCCCAGTCGTTCTACGACATGGCGGGCTCCGAGGCCTGGACCACCACCTCCGACGAACTCGCGAAGTTCCAGGCCGCCGAAACCCGGAAATGGGGCCAGGTCATCAAGGCCGCGGGCATCCAGCCCGAATAG
- the tnpC gene encoding IS66 family transposase, translating to MPNTANAPHTVDSLLRVVQARDAEVALLKLLVDKLKVQLLRQVRARFGASSEQLDDPQIALIEGLPLHELAPVGKTPKAQAANSEGFDRSLPTHLPRENHVYRPETSDARRDAAGQACGCSACGGRLRQIGQDVSEQLEYVPSRFKVIRHVRPKLACMACESIFQAPAPSRPIARGVAGPGLLAHVLVAKYCDHQPLYRQSRIYAREGVLIERSTMAGWVGQSEKLLHPLVAALGRYVLAGSKLHADDTPVAVLSPGRGKTKTGRLWVYVRDDRSSASADAPAAWLRYSPDRKGEHPQAHLKNFKGVLQADAYAGFAKLYANGNVIEASCWAHARRPFWDLHESQGRAQGSVAEQALRRIGALYAIESDIRGRPPDERCRERQARAGPLLEELFAWLRGMLGQVCAKSELARAIGYTLTRLRSLTRYRDDGRIEIDNNAAERALRGVSLGRKNFMFMGSDAGGERAAAIYSLVETAKLNGLDPEAYLRDVLGRIADHPINRIDELLPWNIGRHAEDQRQAA from the coding sequence GTGCCGAACACCGCCAACGCACCCCACACCGTCGACTCGCTGCTGCGTGTCGTGCAGGCCCGTGACGCGGAAGTCGCCCTGCTCAAACTGCTCGTCGACAAGCTCAAGGTGCAGTTGCTGCGCCAGGTCCGCGCCCGCTTCGGCGCCTCCAGCGAGCAGTTGGACGATCCGCAGATCGCATTGATCGAAGGTCTGCCGCTGCATGAACTCGCACCGGTCGGCAAGACACCGAAGGCGCAAGCGGCCAACAGCGAAGGCTTCGACCGCAGCCTGCCCACACACCTGCCGCGGGAGAACCATGTGTACCGGCCCGAGACATCGGATGCGCGGCGCGATGCCGCCGGCCAGGCCTGCGGCTGCAGCGCATGTGGTGGTCGGCTGCGGCAGATCGGCCAGGACGTCTCGGAACAACTGGAGTACGTGCCCTCGCGCTTCAAGGTGATCCGCCACGTGCGCCCCAAGCTCGCCTGCATGGCGTGCGAATCGATCTTCCAGGCGCCAGCGCCCAGCCGGCCCATCGCACGCGGCGTGGCCGGCCCCGGGCTGCTGGCCCACGTGCTGGTCGCCAAGTATTGCGACCACCAACCGCTGTACCGCCAGAGCCGGATCTACGCACGCGAGGGCGTCCTGATCGAGCGCTCCACGATGGCTGGCTGGGTCGGCCAGAGCGAGAAGCTCTTGCACCCACTGGTCGCAGCGCTCGGGCGCTACGTGCTGGCGGGCTCCAAGCTCCACGCCGACGACACGCCAGTGGCGGTGCTCTCGCCCGGGCGGGGCAAGACCAAGACCGGGCGGCTCTGGGTCTACGTGCGTGACGATCGGTCATCTGCGAGTGCAGACGCGCCCGCGGCGTGGTTGCGTTACTCGCCCGACCGCAAGGGTGAACATCCTCAGGCGCACCTGAAGAACTTCAAGGGCGTGTTGCAGGCCGATGCGTATGCCGGCTTCGCCAAGCTCTATGCAAACGGCAACGTCATCGAGGCTTCGTGCTGGGCGCATGCGCGCAGACCATTCTGGGATCTGCACGAGAGCCAGGGGCGGGCGCAGGGCTCGGTTGCAGAACAGGCCCTTCGGCGCATCGGTGCGCTGTATGCGATCGAATCCGACATCCGCGGCCGCCCACCGGATGAGCGCTGCCGGGAGCGGCAGGCGCGAGCCGGGCCGTTGCTCGAGGAACTGTTCGCCTGGTTGCGAGGGATGCTCGGGCAGGTGTGTGCCAAGTCGGAACTCGCACGCGCCATCGGCTACACGCTCACACGGCTCCGGTCGTTGACGCGCTACCGTGACGACGGTCGCATCGAGATCGACAACAACGCCGCCGAGCGCGCGCTGCGCGGCGTGAGCCTGGGCCGCAAGAACTTCATGTTCATGGGCTCGGACGCTGGGGGCGAGCGCGCCGCGGCCATCTACAGCCTGGTGGAGACGGCCAAGCTGAACGGGCTCGACCCCGAGGCTTACCTGCGCGATGTGCTCGGGCGCATTGCGGACCATCCGATCAATCGCATCGACGAGTTGCTGCCGTGGAACATCGGCCGACACGCCGAAGACCAACGACAAGCAGCTTGA